A segment of the Leptospira barantonii genome:
CGGTTCAAGACAAAGGAACCAACTTTCACACTGCGGTTGTGGAACTCGTCGCTCATAAAAACGCGAAGATCTTTTACACAACGATTCAGAACTGGAAGAAAAACATGTATAACTGGACCGTCAAACGCGGGTTATGCCATGAAAGAGGCCATATCACTTGGACCGACGTAAACATCGGCGCCAACACGGTTAAATATCCGGGGATCGTTCTGCAAGGAGATCATTCCACGGGAGATATTCTTTCTCTCGCGTTTGCGGGCGGAGGACAAATCCAAGACACCGGCGCGAGAATCATTCATGTCGGTAAAAATACTCGAAGTAATATATTAGCAAAAGGTGTTTCTCTCGACGGAGGAGTGAACTCCTACAGAGGACTCGTGAAGTTCACCGCCGGATCCGAGAATTCCTATTCTCACGTAAAATGCGACGGTCTGATGATGGACAACCGTTCCCAATCACACGCGTATCCTTACAACGACGTGTCGGGACAAAACGGAACCTTAAACTACGAAGCCACCGTTTCTAGAATCGACGAGGATCAACTCTTTTATCTTCAGTCCAGAGGTTTGTCGGAAGACGACGCGAAACTTCTCATCATCAACGGATTCTGCGAGGGTGTGACCAAACATCTCAATGTGGAATATTCCGTGGAGATGACCCGTTTGATTCGAATGATTCTCGAAGACGGTCACGTCATTCAAGAGAACAACGGTTCCGTCGTAAGCTGAAGAAGACACACTAACAATACACATAACAAAAATTTGATTCTTTTTTGTTCGATCGTATCGATTTAATTTTTTTAATGCGACTTGGTTTTTTCGATTTTTCGATAATCTTGTCTTATAAATCCGTCCAACGGGATATTATAAGATAACTCTGTCAAAAAGATATTGACTATCGTTTGATCGGATTCGTTTAAATAAGATTATGCTTCGGATCGCATTTTTATACTTTCTGTCGTTTTTGATTGCGTGTAAGGCGTCGTTCGACCCGTACAATCCGGAGATTCCATACTCGAAGGCTTGGTTGGACACGATCACCTTACGCTGTGCACTTCATCAAAATGCGGGTTGTCTGGAGAATATCCCTCCCGCGATTTCTCCGTTTTCCCCGGATAAAATTTCGGATACTGGACAAACCGTTTGTTACGATACTTCCACCAACATTGCGTGCGCGAATGCCGGTTATCCTCGTCAAGACGCCGATTTCACGAGTATTCCTTCCAACCGCAGTTTTATCGGACCCACCGCACATCCGGTTTATACGAACGATTACACCACGTTAGACACCGTTCGAGGTTTGATTTGGAAAACCTGCGCGGAAGGTTTGAGCGGTCCCACCTGCGGGACCGGAACCGCATCGAGTATCGCGTTTCCTTCCGTCGATTCCACTTGTGCCGCATTGAATACTCAGAACTCGGGAGCGGGTTATTCGGGAATCACGACCTGGAGAATGCCTTCTATCTACGAGCTGACTCGATTCGCAAATACCGAAAATCCGACCGGAACGGATACGGCAAACTTTCCGGGAAGCCCGAACGTTAACTTTTATTCCGGAACTCCGTATGCGCCGAGCCCGGCGAATACGGGTTGGTTCATTCAAGTCAACGCGGGTTTTTACGATCAGTTGAATTCTTTATCGTCGACGATGGCCATTCGTTGTGTTTCCGGTACCGCTCTTTCGACTCCTTCTCTTACGAACAACGGGGACGGTACGATCACGGACAATCGAAGCGGTCTTGTTTGGCAGGGCGGCGCGGGTTCCGGCGGCTTGAGCAATTGGCAAGGCGCGCTTACCTATTGCGACGGTTTGAATCTCGCCGGGCGTACTTGGAGATTGCCGAACGTAAACGAACTGCATAGCATCGTGGATCATACGGTCACCAATCCTTCAATCAATTCCACGTACTTTCCGGGAACCGTTTCCCAGTATTATTGGACTTCTTCCACGCCGAAAACCAATCTTACCTACGCTTCGGCCGTATTCTTCAATTCGGGCTTGATCGGCGGAAACGGAAAGACCAACAGTTTGTATGTTCGTTGTGTCGCCGGACCTTGAGAAGAATCTGAATTCTCCCTTCCTCTCCTAAAATTCATCCGATATTCCGTTTTGAAAACGGAATGAGACTCGAAAATTTCGAAAATCCATCATAAAATGGTTTTTCCTTTTTCGCGTTCTCTTTAATATTTAAACGTCTTTTAATATATCCCGACTCATGAAAGCCATAGATCAAAATTTATTAAACTCGGAGTTCTTTCGACAGATCTTCGAAACCAGTCGGGACGGAATCGCGATCGCTGATTTGGACGGAAATTTCTTGGAAGCGAATCCGGCGTTCCGAGAAATCACCGGTTATTCTCTGGAAGAATTAAAAAAAGACAACTTCTGGTCCTTGGCGCCTTCCTACTGGAACTCGGTCGAAAAAAGAATCTTCGAAGAGGATCTTCTTTCCTCCGGTTACGCCCATGAATTCGAAAAAGATTATAAACGTAAGGATGGAAAAATTCTTCCCATCTGTGTGAAGACTTATGTGATCCAAGACGAATCGAAAAGACCGACCGCGATCTGGGGAATCGTTCGGGACATCTCGGAACAAAAACGAAACGAAGAAGTTCGCACGAAGTTGTATGACGAGATCAAGGAAGGTTGGGAAGCACTGCGAAGAATTTTCGTTCTCAATCCGTTCCCGATGGCGATCTCCGAAATCGATACCGGAAAACTTCTCGAAGTGAATCGAAGATTCGCCGAACAGATCGAATACGATCTGGATAAGATCATCGGTAAAACGACTCTTGAACTCGGAGTTTGGTTTTCTCCGCAAGTTCGAGAAACCGTTCTTACGATCATGAAGCGGGACGGTTTTGTGGATAGCATCGAGATGCCGTTTAAAACCACGAAGGGCACGGAGTTCTGGGGGCTTTTTTCGGCGCAACCGATCGAATACAAAGGTAAGGCCGCGCTCTTGAGCATCACCGTTCCTATGACGGATCGGATCAAGATGGAAAGGGAGAAACAAAAACTTTTAGACGAGGTTCGCGAAAAGGAGGAGATTCTGAGCCAAATCTTTGAGATGAATCCTTCCGCGATTACTTTGTCGAAAGACGACGGCGCGTATTTGGACGTGAATCAAAAGTTTTTGGAATACATCGGCAAATCGAAAGAAGAGGTCTTGAACAAAACTCCTCTGGACCTCGGATTTTATTATAACCTTGCGGATAGAACTTTGATCTTTCAGAAATTAAGGGACCACGGAATCGTACAAAACCTCGAAGTGAAATTGAAAACGTTCGAAGGTTCGATTAAGACGATCTTATTTTCCTCAAGAATGATCGATTCGTTCGGCGAGAAAAAAATTCTTTCCATCGGTCACGATATTTCCGAGCTCAAGGAATCGGCTTCGGACCTCGAGGAACTTGCGAAGGAACTCGAAAGAAGCAAAAGTCTTTTTCAAAAATTATTCCAACTTGTACCTTCCGCGTTGGTGCTCACCGATTGGGAAAACAAAACCATCGTCGACGTGAACGAAAGATTTCTCGAAATGGCGATGATGACCCGAGAACAAGTCATCGGTAAAACCACGCCCGAAATTCATATCTGGGATAAGTCCGCGAATTTTAGAAGCGAAGTCTACGAAGCCCTTTCCAAAAGAAATGAAGTGAAGAATTTAGAGACCGTCTATCAGGCTTCGGACGGAAGTGTGGTTCCGATTCTTTATTCCGCAAGAGTCATCGACGTAGACGGAAGAAAACAAGTCATCTCGCTCGCCACCGATATCAGCGAGAAAAAACGATCCGAAGAGGAGAGAAGAAGACTCGACGAAGAACTTCGATTGAGCAAGGATCTTTTCGAAAAACTTTTTCAACTCACACCCGCGGCCGTTTCCTTATCGGAACTCGAAACGGGAATTTATCGACAGATCAATCAATCTTATTGCGATCTGATTGGATACACACGCGAACAAATCATAGGAAAGTCTTCGATGGAACTCGGAATCTGGAGAACTCCGATCGACCGAGCCAAACTCAAAAAGGAATTGGAAGAGAAGGGTTGGACCGCAAGTCTCGAAGCCACGATCCAAGCCTCGGACGGAAGTTTGAAACACGTTCTCTCGGGGAATCGGGTTTTTCAATTGGACGGAAAGCCTATGTTGCTCGCCTTGCTCATCGACGTTACGGACAAAAAGAGCATGGAATCCGAACGCAACGAATACTTCGCGAAGATGCAGGAAAGTAAGGATTTGTTCGAGATGATCTTCGAGATGAACCCGGACACGATCACAATCAACGATCTATCCAACGGAACCTATGTTCAAGTGAACGAACATTTTTCAGAGATGCTCGAATATTCCAAAGAAGAAGTGCTCGGTAAAATTCCAGTCGAACTCGGAATTTGGAACGAAGTTCGAGACCGGGATCGGGCGATAGAAATTTTACGTAAGGAAGGAATCATACGAGACTACGAGGTTCAGTTTAAAAAGAAAAGCGGAGAAATCGTGGACACACTTTTCTCCGCGAGAAGGATTAAGGTCGGAGATTCTTCCCTGGTGATCGCAATTACGAGGGACATCACTCAGATCAAGGCCGCGACCCGCGATCGGGAAGAACAAGCGAGAAGAATCGCCTTACACGCGCAGGCGCTTATGGAGATGGCCACCGATTCTCAATTCGTAACGGGGGATCTCGAAGCGGGTTCCAGAAAAATAGCGATCATGGCCGCGGAGGTCGCGGATTGCGACCGTGCTTCTATATGGATTTCTAATAAAGAAAATCCGAATGTATGGACTATGATTTCCGGATGGGATCGGAAAACACAATCGCATCCCGAAAAAATGGAACTCGATCTTGCGCACTTTCCGAATTATTTCGAAGCGATCCAAAGCGATCGATTTATCGATGCAACCGATGTGATCAACGATCCGCGTACTTCCGAATTGTCCGAAACCTACAGCATTCCGTTGGGAATCCGTTCCTTGCTCGACGCGCCTTTCTTTTTAAGAGGAAAGATCAAGGGAGTTGTTTGTCTGGAACACAAGGGAGAACTCAGACGTTGGAGGGGATACGAAAAACAATTCGTGGTCACCGTAGCGGAACAAGTAACTCAACTTTTATTAAACGCGGAACGAAAGGAAGCCAAGGAAGAATTGGAAAAGGCCGTAAAGGTCAGAACTTCCGAACTTGCCACCGCGCTCGAGAATTTACAGAAAACTCAGGATCAGTTGATTCTTTCCGAAAAGATGGCCGCGCTCGGACAACTTGTCGCGGGGATCGCACACGAGATCAACAATCCGTTAGGCGCAATCGCGGCCCTGAGCGGAGAACTCAGAGCTTATTTGAATACGTCCGCGGATAGAATGGAACAAATGGGTTCGGGGTTTTCTTCCGTGGGAGCGGAATACGTCCATACGCTTTCCGAGTTGATTCGTAAGGGAATCGACAGCAAGGAAGGAGTTTTTTCTAGGGAAAGCAAAAGGACCACACTTCATAACATCAAAACGAAGTTGACCGATCTCGGTTTTGAAAATGCTCACGATATTGCGGACCGACTTCTGGACAACGGAATTCCTTACGCACTCGAAGAGTTTCCTTCTCTTTTTGAGGATCCGAAACATTATCCTTTGATAAAGTTCGCTTTGGAAGAGATTCAAACGTATAAGAATATTCTTTCCATACGACTGGCCGTGGATAGAACTTCCAAGATCGTATATGCGTTGAAGAACTATGCTCATATCGACACGGAAGAAAGTAGAGGAAAGGTGATCACCGATCTCGCGGAGAACATCGAAACCGTATTGACGATCTATCACAATAAAATCAAAAACGGGGTCGACATTGAATTGGATTTTCCGATTCGACCTATGATCGCGGCGTATCCGGACGATCTTGTGCAGGTTTGGACGAACCTTATATACAATTCTTTGCAAGCTATGAAGTTTAAGGGAAAGATCAGAATTTCCGTTCTTGACCAAAAGAACGAGGTTCGAGTTTCGATTCAAGACAACGGAC
Coding sequences within it:
- the sufB gene encoding Fe-S cluster assembly protein SufB, with product MEQVLEKQSANEDRYYRPDNFPKGLTRKVVESISHIKNEPAWLTEFRLKAFEIYEQKPMPTWGFFPNFNVDIDSYTHYIGSNQQKKKSWDEVDPEVLKSFERLGIPEHERKYLAGIEAMNDSETVYANVKKELTELGILFCDIDTAIREYPEIVKKYLGTVVSVGDNKFSALNSCVFSGGSFAFVPKGVKTPMPLQAYFKVTAASSGQYERTLLIADEGAEIEYSEGCSSVQDKGTNFHTAVVELVAHKNAKIFYTTIQNWKKNMYNWTVKRGLCHERGHITWTDVNIGANTVKYPGIVLQGDHSTGDILSLAFAGGGQIQDTGARIIHVGKNTRSNILAKGVSLDGGVNSYRGLVKFTAGSENSYSHVKCDGLMMDNRSQSHAYPYNDVSGQNGTLNYEATVSRIDEDQLFYLQSRGLSEDDAKLLIINGFCEGVTKHLNVEYSVEMTRLIRMILEDGHVIQENNGSVVS
- a CDS encoding DUF1566 domain-containing protein → MLRIAFLYFLSFLIACKASFDPYNPEIPYSKAWLDTITLRCALHQNAGCLENIPPAISPFSPDKISDTGQTVCYDTSTNIACANAGYPRQDADFTSIPSNRSFIGPTAHPVYTNDYTTLDTVRGLIWKTCAEGLSGPTCGTGTASSIAFPSVDSTCAALNTQNSGAGYSGITTWRMPSIYELTRFANTENPTGTDTANFPGSPNVNFYSGTPYAPSPANTGWFIQVNAGFYDQLNSLSSTMAIRCVSGTALSTPSLTNNGDGTITDNRSGLVWQGGAGSGGLSNWQGALTYCDGLNLAGRTWRLPNVNELHSIVDHTVTNPSINSTYFPGTVSQYYWTSSTPKTNLTYASAVFFNSGLIGGNGKTNSLYVRCVAGP
- a CDS encoding PAS domain S-box protein; the protein is MKAIDQNLLNSEFFRQIFETSRDGIAIADLDGNFLEANPAFREITGYSLEELKKDNFWSLAPSYWNSVEKRIFEEDLLSSGYAHEFEKDYKRKDGKILPICVKTYVIQDESKRPTAIWGIVRDISEQKRNEEVRTKLYDEIKEGWEALRRIFVLNPFPMAISEIDTGKLLEVNRRFAEQIEYDLDKIIGKTTLELGVWFSPQVRETVLTIMKRDGFVDSIEMPFKTTKGTEFWGLFSAQPIEYKGKAALLSITVPMTDRIKMEREKQKLLDEVREKEEILSQIFEMNPSAITLSKDDGAYLDVNQKFLEYIGKSKEEVLNKTPLDLGFYYNLADRTLIFQKLRDHGIVQNLEVKLKTFEGSIKTILFSSRMIDSFGEKKILSIGHDISELKESASDLEELAKELERSKSLFQKLFQLVPSALVLTDWENKTIVDVNERFLEMAMMTREQVIGKTTPEIHIWDKSANFRSEVYEALSKRNEVKNLETVYQASDGSVVPILYSARVIDVDGRKQVISLATDISEKKRSEEERRRLDEELRLSKDLFEKLFQLTPAAVSLSELETGIYRQINQSYCDLIGYTREQIIGKSSMELGIWRTPIDRAKLKKELEEKGWTASLEATIQASDGSLKHVLSGNRVFQLDGKPMLLALLIDVTDKKSMESERNEYFAKMQESKDLFEMIFEMNPDTITINDLSNGTYVQVNEHFSEMLEYSKEEVLGKIPVELGIWNEVRDRDRAIEILRKEGIIRDYEVQFKKKSGEIVDTLFSARRIKVGDSSLVIAITRDITQIKAATRDREEQARRIALHAQALMEMATDSQFVTGDLEAGSRKIAIMAAEVADCDRASIWISNKENPNVWTMISGWDRKTQSHPEKMELDLAHFPNYFEAIQSDRFIDATDVINDPRTSELSETYSIPLGIRSLLDAPFFLRGKIKGVVCLEHKGELRRWRGYEKQFVVTVAEQVTQLLLNAERKEAKEELEKAVKVRTSELATALENLQKTQDQLILSEKMAALGQLVAGIAHEINNPLGAIAALSGELRAYLNTSADRMEQMGSGFSSVGAEYVHTLSELIRKGIDSKEGVFSRESKRTTLHNIKTKLTDLGFENAHDIADRLLDNGIPYALEEFPSLFEDPKHYPLIKFALEEIQTYKNILSIRLAVDRTSKIVYALKNYAHIDTEESRGKVITDLAENIETVLTIYHNKIKNGVDIELDFPIRPMIAAYPDDLVQVWTNLIYNSLQAMKFKGKIRISVLDQKNEVRVSIQDNGPGIPSEVREKIFDPFFTTKGPGEGSGLGLDISRRIVKKHDGRIELESEPGRTIFHVILPK